One Algoriphagus sp. Y33 genomic window, CTTTGAAAATAGAGTCCTTGAGCGCAGAATATTGCTCTAGATAGTCCATCGCAACCGCTAGTTCTCCTCTGGCTTTGTGAAATAGGTATTGCTCCTCCAGGTAGTCCCGCATTTTCTCCATGGATTGACTCAGCTCCACATATTTATAGGCAGAATCCAGAAGGACTTCGGCATTTGAAAAGTCCCGAAGCTTGTAAGCAATCGTACCAAGATTGGTATAATTTGCTGCTAAGCTATAGAAATCCTGATCTTTTCTGTTCAAGTTGACAGCCGTCAGTATCCAAGACTCCGCTTCCTTATATTTCTCCTGTTTCAGGAGAGTGTTCCCTATATTATTGAAGGTAAAAGTGATCCTGGTACTATCTAGCTTTTCTATATTTTCAAAAATTTTATAATGGTAAAAAAGGGCAGAATCCGGCTTATTCCAATCATCAAAATTGATCCCGATTGCATTCAATGAATAGGCGACAAAGGTAGGATTAGCTTTGCTAAAATGAGTCAGTAGATCATATGCTTTTTTCCCATATTCCACTCCCTTGGCATAGTCTTCCATGTCATGATAAACTACAGAAATATCCAAAAGCGCATAACCTATGTAATTACTATCCAGGCCGAAAGTAGCATTTTCAAGACCTTTTTGAGAGTACATCAAGGCCTGATCCCAATTACCGGAGTTGGCCTCAAGGCGATTTAAACGGATATAGCACAAACTGATCAGGTCATTACTAAGTGTAGGATCAAGAAGGGAAGCACTTTTAAGAAAAGTTTCGTGTGCAAGCGCATTTTCATAATTCCGGTTGTATCTCTCCCCAACAAAAAAATAATAAACTCCACTATCATTGGGCGTTTGCAGATTCTCTTTTTCAAGCTCAAAAATAATGTCTACTGAATCAGGATTTGCATACGTTCTCCCAAGTCTTTTTCTCAGGTCTTGGGAAAAAGAAACGAAAGAGATAAGAGTGAAAACTAGACTCAAGGAGAGAAGTCTTTGCATTTACCTGAAGTTATGGCTAGGAAAATACAAAAAAATGCCGCTAGTTATCAATAGTCAAACGGCATTTACCAAATTTTTTCTTGTTTATCTATAAATTTCCTCTAGAATCTGTGCCAGTCTAACACTGGCGGCAATTAATCTTTCCTCTAAAAGCGGGGTACTTTCATAGCCATATGCGTAAGATATTTTCCTGTTTTCCGGTAACTTATATACTGTTGGTCTTGCTGCCACCGCCTCTTCCAGCCAGTCCTGCATAGTGCCCGCACGGTACTTTGAGATTATCTTCTTGTTTACCCTTCTCGAAAGTTCATCTCCAATTTCAGAATAACTCATCCCTTTCCCGTCAAGTATTCCGCTGTCCCATACCGCGTGGAGATTGGTAGTTTTGCCAAAATACTCGAGCTTCACATCATTGCCTCCCTTATCTTCACCCGTTCCTACGTGCAGCGGCTGATGGATATCCTCTACCATATGGATGAGCATTTTTAGCAGTTCTGCTTCTTTCCGGGGCTCAAGATCCCCAGCTTTCAGCTCGCTTTTGATGCGGTTGATTTCAGCAAAGATATTTCCTCCTTTTTCCTGAATGGACTCATCATATTCTCCGGTTTTGCTGGTCATATAATGCCATGAATAAGCATAATCATATGCATGGTCCGATTTGATATCATCCATCCAAGTTCCACTTCTAGCGATAGACATCGGGTAAAGTACGCTCTCTACCTTTTTTCGCACAGACTTTTTTAACTGCTTATCAGCCATATAGCCTATCAAATAGTGTCCTAGCTGACCCCAAGCGAATGTTTGGGTAACAAGTAGAAAAGCAAAAACTGAAGTAGAAAGGAGTTTTTTCATCGTAGAGAGGGTCTAATAAAGTGGGAATTTACTCGAAAAGAACTGAAGGGAAGTTAAGGTAAGTTTATGCTTTTTCGAGTTCGGACACGGCCAAGAATGCCATTAGTCCCGCTCCAACTTCCAACGCATCTTCATCAATATCAAAAGTAGGCGTATGAACTCCTGAGGTAATTCCTTTGGCTTCATTTCTTGTACCCAATCTGTAGAAACAGCCTGCAACTTCCTGAGAATAAAAAGCAAAATCCTCTGCTGCCATCCAAATATCCAGATCGAGAACATTCTCTTCTCCTAGATAGGCTATGGCTGCCTGATGGGATCGTTCAGTCAGTTCTGGGTCATTTTTCAAAAATGGGTATCCTTTTTTGATCTCAAAATCCACTTCTCCACCCATTCCTTCTACTATTCCTTTAGCAATTGAAAGCATTTTTTCATGTGCTTTTGCTCTCCAACCTTCGTCTAACGTGCGGAATGTACCTTGTATCTTCACTTCATTAGGAATTACATTGGTAGCTCCCAATGCCTCCACTCTTCCAAAGGAAAGTACAGAAGGAATCTTGGGACTGGCAGCTCTACTGACCACCTGCTGCAAAGCCACAATCATATGGGATGCGATCAAAACAGGATCAATCAATGTCTCAGGCATAGCCGCATGACCGCCTTTACCTTTTACTGTCACGTAGAGTTCATCAGCACTGGCCATGTAGATTCCGGGACGGAAGCCTACTTTGCCCACTTCTATAAAAGGCATTACATGCTGACCAATAATTCCGTTTGGTCTTGGGTTTTCCAGCACTTTATCCGCAATCATCAAAGACGCGCCACCGGGAGCCACTTCCTCCCCAGGTTGAAAAATTAGCTTGATGGTCCCTTCGAAGTCATTCTTGACTTCATTTAATATTTTGGCCGCTCCAAGTAGAGATGCAGTATGCGCGTCATGTCCACAGGCATGCATCACACCCGGATTTTTGGATTTATAGGAAACCTCATTTGCCTCAATGATTGGCAATGCGTCCATATCTGCCCGAAGTGCCACCACTCGCTTCCCGGGATTCTTGCCCTCAATCAAAGCTGACCAGCCTGTGTCTGCCTTGGATTCAATGGTCGTAATTCCTATTTCTTGTAATTTTTCCTTTACAAATTTCGATGTATTGTACTCTTGGAAAGAAAGTTCGGGATTTGCATGAAGATGGCGTCGATTTGCAATTACTTCTTCCTTATAATCCTTAGCCAGAGATTTAATTTTTTCCTTCAGCATCTTATTGGTTGGGTTCTTTTTGAGTCTTGAAATCTTCCCGTTGAAACCTATCTTGAATTATTCGCGCTGTAGGGAATTGTGTTTTTACTTCGGCAAAGCTTTTTTGAGCTTCTATTTTATGTACAAATCTTCCAATCTTCACAAGATATCTTGGCTGCTGGTATTGCATCTCCGGTATAAGATCAGGAAAATTCATGGTTATATCATTGCGTGTTTTGAATGCTTTATCCCGGTCTACTCCCGAATAAACCAAAACTGAATATCCGCTAAAATATGGCTCAGACTTATTCTTACTGATTAAACTTGCCTGAAGCTGATCCAACTCATCATCAATCGCTCCGGTGGATTCAGAAGATCCAACAGATGATTTTGAATTCATCTGCGCACGATAATCAGGATATAGAGGAAGAGATGGATTCAAATTTTCCTGATAGTTTGCATAGTTTGAGGCAGAACTAGAGGCCTTGCGAGAAGTCTTACACCCCACCAATATAACTACAAATCCTAAAATCCAGAAAATTCTCATGTTTAGCTTAGTTATCAATGATTACACATTTTCCTTCCTGCACATCCTGTTCCACACTTTTGTATTTCACATCATTTTTAGTGGTTCCATTCGTGTATTGGACAGAAACTTTGTCATTTCTTCCGTACACCTTATCAGATTTTCTAGGTGCCACTACCTGTGGGGCAGGTCTTCCGGCGTTGGAAGCTGCTACTGCCGCACGGTTAGCACCGGGATTTAACGTACTATCTACATCAGCCTTAGAAGCCTGTACTTGAGGCTCCGGGCTCCGCTGAGGAGCAGCAGCATGTACCTGATTCGGATCTTGTTTAGGCAAATCTGCGCGTGTCAAGAAAGTGGTCATGTCTTCATTAAGCTTGCCGATAAAACGCTTAAACATTTCAAACGCTTCAAACTTATAGATCAAAAGTGGATCTTTTTGCTCATAAACGGCATTTTGCACCGACTGCTTCAAGTCATCCATATCTCTCAGATGCTCTTTCCAGTTCTGGTCAATGATAGCCAGCGATACATTTTTCTCGATTGCTCTCACTAATTCTCTGCCTTCAGAGTTAACCGTCTCTTCTAGATTCACCACCACCCCGATTTGCTTAACTCCATCGGAAATAGGAACCATGATATCCTTCACAGTAGCACCTCTTTCATCTTGAACCCGCTTGAAGATCGGAAACGCCGTATTCATCATCACTTCACTTTTCTTCTGATAGGTTTCAAAAGCAACTGTATAAAGCTCTTGGGTCAATTGCCCTGCGTCTTTAGATTTCAGATCGCTTTCCGTTATGTTATAATCCACACCCAACGTAGTGAATACATTCATTCTGAAATCCTCCGAATCAGCATTGGATTTACCCATATCTACCAAGCTTTCGCAGACATCATAGAGAATATTCAGGATATCCAGTTCCAGTCTTTCTCCTTTCAGCGCATTTCTTCTTCTCTTATACACTACTTCACGCTGCGAGTTCATCACATCATCGTACTCAAGCAGTCTCTTTCTTGTGCCGAAGTTATTTTCCTCCACTTTGCGCTGGGCTCGCTCTATAGACTTGGATATCATGCTATGCTGGATCACCTCACCTTCTTCAAGACCCATTCTATCCATCAATTTGGCGATACGGTCAGACCCGAAAAGGCGCATTAAGCTATCTTCCAAGGAAACGAAAAACTGCGAAGATCCCACGTCCCCCTGACGACCCGATCTACCTCGGAGCTGTCTATCCACACGACGGGATTCATGACGCTCGGTGCCTATGATTGCCAATCCTCCTGCTTTTCTGGCCTCAGGAGTCAGCTTAATATCTGTCCCACGACCAGCCATATTGGTTGCAATTGTAACCGTACCTGCTTGACCGGCAATAGCCACTACATCCGCTTCCTTAGCATGCTGCTTCGCATTCAATACCTGATGGGGGATTTTCTTCAAAGTCAGCATTCTGCTGAGTACTTCCGATATTTCTACCGAAGTAGTACCCACCAACACAGGTCTCCCTGCAGCGACCAATTCATTGATCTCATCGCCTACTGCATTGAATTTCTCACGGACAGTTTTATAAACTTTATCGTCACGGTCTGCTCTGATAATCGGCTTGTTGGTAGGGATAACCACCACGTCCAATTTGTAGATTTCCCAGAATTCTCCCGCTTCAGTCTCCGCCGTACCGGTCATCCCCGCCAGCTTGTGATACATTCTGAAATAGTTCTGTAGCGTAATCGTAGCATACGTTTGGGTAGCGTCTTCCACTTTCACATTTTCCTTCGCCTCAATAGCCTGATGCAATCCGTCAGAGTATCGTCGCCCTTCCATCACACGGCCAGTCTGCTCATCTACAATTTTCACTTTACCGTCCACCAAAATATACTCCGTGTCCCGCTCAAACATACAATACGCCTTGAGTAATTGGTTTACGGTGTGAATCCGTTGCGCTTTTATGCTGTAGTCTTTGATTGCTTCTTCTTTACGGACAAGCTTTTCTGTATCCGTAATTCCTTCTTCCTTCTCCAAATCGGCAATCACTACCCCTATATCAGGAAGAATAAAGAATTCTGTATTTTCATTCTTGGTAGTCATTGTCTCTATCCCACGATCGGTCAGGTCGACTACGTTTGTTTTTTCATCTATGGTAAACAATAGCGGCTCATCTGCTTCAGGCATCTGGCGCTTATTGTCCTGCAAGTAATAATTTTCTGTCTTCTGAAGAATCACGCGGATTCCCGGTTCAGAAAGGTATTTAATCAATGGCTTGTACTTAGGCATTCCCCTGAATGCGCGGAAAAGCGCCAAACCGCCTTCTTTTTCATTGCCATCGGCAATCATTTTCTTGGCTGAACTCAAGAAGCCCTGCACCAGCTTGCGCTGCTCATCTACCAGCGTAGAAACTCTCGGCTTCATGTCATCAAACTCATGTACATCGCCTTTTGGTACCGGTCCGGATATAATCAATGGGGTTCTTGCATCATCAATAAGTACAGAATCGACCTCATCAATCATTGCGAAGTGATGCTTGCCCTGAACAAGATCCCCAGCCTCACGGGCCATGTTGTCTCTTAGGTAGTCAAAGCCAAATTCGTTATTGGTACCATACACAATATCCGATCTATAGGCTTTCTTGCGTCCGGCTGAGTTAGGAGTATATTTATCTATACAATCCACGCTTAAACCATGGAATTCAAAAAGTGGCGCATTCCATTCAGAGTCACGCTTGGCCAAGTAATCATTCACTGTTACGATATGAACTCCACGTCCGGCAAGTGCATTAAGGTAAGCGGGTAGGGTAGAAACCAGCGTTTTACCTTCACCTGTCGCCATTTCGGCAATTTTCCCTTTATGAAGAACCATCCCACCGATCAACTGCACATCGTAGTGAACCATATCCCACACCACCTCAGTGCCTGCTGCCATCCATTTGTTATGCCAAATTGCATCATCTCCCTGAATCTCCACATTCTGCTTGCCTGCAGAGAGTTCACGGTCACGATCAGTAGCCTTCACAACCAGCTTTCCATTTTCTTTAAAGCGCCTTGCCGTTTCCTTCACTACTGCAAAAGCCTGCGGCAAAACTTTCTCCAAAACTATTTCCAGCGCTTGATTTCGATCCTTTTCGATCTGATCTATTTGATTGAAAAGCTGATCTTTTTCATGAATAGCTTTCACAGGCAACTCATCTACCTTTGATCTGATCGTGCTGATCTTGTCATCATATTCCTTCAGATGCGCATTGATTTCAGCTTTGATTTCTTCGGTTTTGCCCCGCAATTGATCATCGCTGAGGCTCTTTAATCCGGAAAAAACCTCATTGATCTTTGCTACGATCGGAAGAAGTTCCTTGATATCTCTGTCGGACTTGGTTCCAAATACTTTTGCAAGTCCTTTTGCTATAATATCTAACATGCTAGCTTATTGTGATTCTCTATTAGGACTTCAAAATTAAGCCCTTTTTGTTATAATTGATAATAAAACAGGTTCTTGGAAGAAGAACTCCAATGACTGGT contains:
- a CDS encoding ATP-binding protein — its product is MQRLLSLSLVFTLISFVSFSQDLRKRLGRTYANPDSVDIIFELEKENLQTPNDSGVYYFFVGERYNRNYENALAHETFLKSASLLDPTLSNDLISLCYIRLNRLEANSGNWDQALMYSQKGLENATFGLDSNYIGYALLDISVVYHDMEDYAKGVEYGKKAYDLLTHFSKANPTFVAYSLNAIGINFDDWNKPDSALFYHYKIFENIEKLDSTRITFTFNNIGNTLLKQEKYKEAESWILTAVNLNRKDQDFYSLAANYTNLGTIAYKLRDFSNAEVLLDSAYKYVELSQSMEKMRDYLEEQYLFHKARGELAVAMDYLEQYSALKDSIFKEERVKMLGELEAKYQVQTKERELAESRAALIEHELLVKNRNNQILLLVVSLLIILGVAFFFYYRQKTKNRHLEQEAKLHKIYAEQETQKQLHEQRYRISSDLHDNIGAQLTFIVSSLDNLKFFKLSKEKMALKIDQISSFTIETVNELRDTIWAMNKDSVSLGDLQARLAGLIVKAKEACPQIEFDLELQDGLQNDLLLNSMEGVNYYRVAQEAVNNAIKHSGADHIKIVFSRQNGHIRICIEDNGRGMDQAGIGNGLINMKNRAERIGRDLKIQSSLGQGTQVCIF
- a CDS encoding S1/P1 nuclease is translated as MKKLLSTSVFAFLLVTQTFAWGQLGHYLIGYMADKQLKKSVRKKVESVLYPMSIARSGTWMDDIKSDHAYDYAYSWHYMTSKTGEYDESIQEKGGNIFAEINRIKSELKAGDLEPRKEAELLKMLIHMVEDIHQPLHVGTGEDKGGNDVKLEYFGKTTNLHAVWDSGILDGKGMSYSEIGDELSRRVNKKIISKYRAGTMQDWLEEAVAARPTVYKLPENRKISYAYGYESTPLLEERLIAASVRLAQILEEIYR
- a CDS encoding M20 family metallopeptidase is translated as MLKEKIKSLAKDYKEEVIANRRHLHANPELSFQEYNTSKFVKEKLQEIGITTIESKADTGWSALIEGKNPGKRVVALRADMDALPIIEANEVSYKSKNPGVMHACGHDAHTASLLGAAKILNEVKNDFEGTIKLIFQPGEEVAPGGASLMIADKVLENPRPNGIIGQHVMPFIEVGKVGFRPGIYMASADELYVTVKGKGGHAAMPETLIDPVLIASHMIVALQQVVSRAASPKIPSVLSFGRVEALGATNVIPNEVKIQGTFRTLDEGWRAKAHEKMLSIAKGIVEGMGGEVDFEIKKGYPFLKNDPELTERSHQAAIAYLGEENVLDLDIWMAAEDFAFYSQEVAGCFYRLGTRNEAKGITSGVHTPTFDIDEDALEVGAGLMAFLAVSELEKA
- the secA gene encoding preprotein translocase subunit SecA, with amino-acid sequence MLDIIAKGLAKVFGTKSDRDIKELLPIVAKINEVFSGLKSLSDDQLRGKTEEIKAEINAHLKEYDDKISTIRSKVDELPVKAIHEKDQLFNQIDQIEKDRNQALEIVLEKVLPQAFAVVKETARRFKENGKLVVKATDRDRELSAGKQNVEIQGDDAIWHNKWMAAGTEVVWDMVHYDVQLIGGMVLHKGKIAEMATGEGKTLVSTLPAYLNALAGRGVHIVTVNDYLAKRDSEWNAPLFEFHGLSVDCIDKYTPNSAGRKKAYRSDIVYGTNNEFGFDYLRDNMAREAGDLVQGKHHFAMIDEVDSVLIDDARTPLIISGPVPKGDVHEFDDMKPRVSTLVDEQRKLVQGFLSSAKKMIADGNEKEGGLALFRAFRGMPKYKPLIKYLSEPGIRVILQKTENYYLQDNKRQMPEADEPLLFTIDEKTNVVDLTDRGIETMTTKNENTEFFILPDIGVVIADLEKEEGITDTEKLVRKEEAIKDYSIKAQRIHTVNQLLKAYCMFERDTEYILVDGKVKIVDEQTGRVMEGRRYSDGLHQAIEAKENVKVEDATQTYATITLQNYFRMYHKLAGMTGTAETEAGEFWEIYKLDVVVIPTNKPIIRADRDDKVYKTVREKFNAVGDEINELVAAGRPVLVGTTSVEISEVLSRMLTLKKIPHQVLNAKQHAKEADVVAIAGQAGTVTIATNMAGRGTDIKLTPEARKAGGLAIIGTERHESRRVDRQLRGRSGRQGDVGSSQFFVSLEDSLMRLFGSDRIAKLMDRMGLEEGEVIQHSMISKSIERAQRKVEENNFGTRKRLLEYDDVMNSQREVVYKRRRNALKGERLELDILNILYDVCESLVDMGKSNADSEDFRMNVFTTLGVDYNITESDLKSKDAGQLTQELYTVAFETYQKKSEVMMNTAFPIFKRVQDERGATVKDIMVPISDGVKQIGVVVNLEETVNSEGRELVRAIEKNVSLAIIDQNWKEHLRDMDDLKQSVQNAVYEQKDPLLIYKFEAFEMFKRFIGKLNEDMTTFLTRADLPKQDPNQVHAAAPQRSPEPQVQASKADVDSTLNPGANRAAVAASNAGRPAPQVVAPRKSDKVYGRNDKVSVQYTNGTTKNDVKYKSVEQDVQEGKCVIIDN